From Candidatus Dormiibacterota bacterium, a single genomic window includes:
- the pstC gene encoding phosphate ABC transporter permease subunit PstC, with product MAVRQGELRPAVMQRVRTQPLLRYATGAFALTSFGIIFLMLLFLLAYAFPAIRFNGTAFFTSPIWNIGNQYGSATVTRAGFTAQAGASFGSLVFVSGTLLSSFLAMIAAVPLSLLVALAIVYRVPASLKPLANAVVELMAGVPSVIYGLWGMIVLVPFIGNRLSPTGSGDGLLAATLILALMVVPIMVATTRDVVQAQQASIYEASMALGSTSWQAVTRAVLPSVRSGIAGSVLLAFGRALGETMAVLMVCGAAINTLPHGIFSPINTIAAVIVSQLESALTDASGMAQRSLGELALALFVITLIVNAVARIVLHGGDRSGAIG from the coding sequence ATGGCAGTCCGACAAGGCGAGCTCCGGCCCGCCGTCATGCAGCGGGTCCGCACGCAGCCGCTCCTGCGGTATGCGACCGGAGCGTTCGCATTGACGAGCTTCGGGATCATCTTCCTGATGCTGCTCTTTCTGCTCGCGTACGCGTTTCCGGCGATCCGCTTCAACGGTACGGCGTTCTTCACGTCTCCGATTTGGAACATCGGCAACCAATATGGCTCGGCAACCGTTACGCGCGCCGGTTTCACCGCTCAGGCCGGTGCCTCGTTCGGTTCTCTCGTCTTCGTCTCCGGCACGCTCCTCTCGTCGTTCCTCGCGATGATCGCCGCCGTTCCGTTATCGCTGCTGGTGGCGCTGGCCATCGTTTATCGCGTGCCGGCCAGTCTCAAGCCGCTCGCCAACGCCGTAGTCGAGCTGATGGCGGGAGTACCATCGGTCATCTACGGGCTTTGGGGGATGATCGTGTTGGTGCCGTTCATCGGAAACCGGCTTTCGCCAACGGGAAGCGGAGACGGATTGCTCGCGGCGACGTTGATCCTGGCGCTGATGGTCGTGCCCATCATGGTGGCGACCACGCGCGACGTGGTTCAGGCGCAGCAGGCGTCGATTTACGAAGCGAGCATGGCGCTGGGCAGCACGTCGTGGCAGGCGGTGACGCGCGCCGTGCTGCCGAGCGTGCGCAGCGGCATTGCCGGATCCGTGCTGCTCGCCTTCGGGCGCGCCCTCGGCGAGACGATGGCAGTACTCATGGTGTGCGGCGCCGCGATCAACACGCTGCCGCACGGCATCTTTTCGCCGATCAACACCATCGCCGCAGTGATCGTCTCGCAGCTCGAGTCGGCGCTCACCGATGCGAGCGGCATGGCGCAGCGCTCGCTCGGAGAGCTCGCGCTCGCGCTCTTCGTCATCACGCTGATCGTAAACGCCGTTGCGCGAATCGTCTTGCACGGCGGCGACCGGTCGGGAGCGATCGGATGA
- the pstA gene encoding phosphate ABC transporter permease PstA, producing MTVRAFARLTSHFWWALSIAALGLIIAILLSIFAFVIVRGAPALRPALFTTVTSGVAGGLANAIAGTLLLVSIGLVIAGVVGVGTALWVVEYAPQWAARAVRYMIDVLAGVPSIVVGYFLYVALVEGLGWGFSLVAGALSLAIFVLPYVERSADIALTNVPRELREASVAMGARQGVTMLSIDLPYAMPGILTGLLVAIGIGLGETAPLIYTAGWSNYLPTLAPTHSPVGYLTYVVWTYISQPFAASHALAYAAATLLMVFVFATNLIARSFVEYRFSGRHSH from the coding sequence ATGACGGTTCGAGCGTTCGCGCGCCTGACATCGCACTTCTGGTGGGCGCTCAGCATCGCCGCTCTCGGTCTCATCATTGCGATTCTGCTCTCGATCTTCGCGTTCGTCATCGTCCGCGGTGCACCCGCGCTACGCCCCGCGCTCTTCACGACGGTTACGTCCGGCGTGGCCGGCGGTTTGGCGAATGCGATTGCGGGGACGTTGTTGCTCGTCTCGATCGGCCTCGTCATCGCGGGAGTCGTCGGCGTCGGAACGGCATTGTGGGTCGTCGAATACGCGCCGCAGTGGGCGGCGCGCGCGGTGCGTTACATGATCGACGTGCTTGCCGGCGTTCCCTCGATCGTCGTGGGCTACTTTCTCTACGTCGCGCTCGTCGAAGGTCTGGGGTGGGGTTTCTCACTCGTTGCCGGGGCGCTCTCGCTCGCGATCTTCGTTCTCCCCTACGTCGAGCGTTCGGCCGACATCGCGCTGACGAACGTTCCGCGAGAGCTGCGTGAGGCGTCGGTGGCGATGGGAGCGCGGCAAGGCGTCACGATGCTTTCGATCGATCTGCCGTATGCAATGCCGGGGATCCTCACGGGGTTGCTCGTCGCGATCGGCATCGGCTTGGGGGAGACCGCGCCGCTCATCTACACGGCCGGCTGGTCGAACTATCTGCCGACGCTCGCACCGACGCATTCGCCGGTCGGGTATCTCACGTACGTGGTGTGGACGTACATCAGCCAGCCGTTTGCGGCGTCGCACGCGCTGGCCTACGCTGCAGCCACCCTTTTGATGGTATTCGTCTTCGCGACCAACTTGATCGCTCGCAGCTTTGTGGAGTATCGTTTCAGCGGGCGGCACAGTCATTGA
- a CDS encoding TIR domain-containing protein translates to MTAVLDVFISYAHEDNDYPRYGQRGWVEYFYEALKARLNGIRREEIAIWRDQSEARITGGTVLTPTIKEKLSDCAVLVVVVSPAYLSSKWCADELGFFRDAAGKRGGLCVTTKSGSLSRVLKVLKLPVELGGFRTGLVEVDDAVGYPLYQRTAEGRPCIPPIELDPPYGENIGTDFGRAVNSLAYDIDAILQGMSSQTAASASGRSGNGARIYLAETSSDMADYRERMRQELEQFGFTIAPAAQQFPGPNYAEIVKSGLTGARLSVHLVGESYGLIPERADQSIVELQYRVAGNEAAARPEFSRMVWMPPGVTASEERQRGFIATLQDDPHLVVAPFEDFKTLVHDALKPKVEPSHAPAHGDGMPKSVYLIFDAPDQVRAKSVDDWLFDRGFEVLKRSAETKSRKQLALHKEFLRASDGVLIYYGQATDEWLQMNLIELRKVFATESRRRPPCGVVLGDPKRPDKEGFRSNLVHVIPGFGGFSPDRLEEFVHDLEGTQPASA, encoded by the coding sequence ATGACAGCCGTGCTCGACGTTTTCATCAGTTATGCGCATGAAGATAACGACTACCCGCGTTACGGACAGCGCGGCTGGGTCGAATACTTCTATGAGGCGTTGAAGGCTCGGCTCAACGGGATTCGCCGCGAGGAGATCGCGATTTGGCGGGATCAGAGCGAGGCCCGCATCACCGGCGGCACGGTGCTGACGCCGACGATCAAAGAGAAGCTTTCGGACTGCGCGGTTCTCGTAGTCGTCGTCTCGCCTGCGTACCTTTCGTCGAAGTGGTGCGCCGACGAGCTCGGCTTCTTCCGCGATGCGGCCGGAAAGCGCGGAGGCCTCTGCGTTACGACCAAGTCGGGCAGCCTCTCACGCGTTCTGAAAGTTCTCAAGCTGCCCGTGGAGCTCGGTGGTTTTCGTACCGGCCTCGTTGAGGTCGACGACGCCGTCGGTTATCCACTCTACCAGCGGACGGCTGAGGGCCGGCCCTGCATTCCGCCGATCGAGCTCGACCCGCCGTACGGCGAAAACATCGGAACCGACTTCGGGCGCGCCGTGAACTCGCTCGCGTACGACATCGACGCGATCCTTCAAGGGATGTCTTCGCAGACGGCCGCCTCCGCAAGCGGCCGCAGCGGCAACGGCGCGCGCATCTATCTCGCGGAGACCAGCTCGGACATGGCCGATTACCGCGAGCGCATGCGGCAGGAGCTGGAGCAGTTCGGCTTCACGATCGCTCCCGCCGCCCAACAGTTTCCCGGTCCTAACTATGCGGAGATTGTGAAGAGCGGCCTCACGGGCGCCCGTCTCTCCGTCCATCTCGTCGGAGAATCGTACGGTCTCATTCCAGAACGCGCGGATCAATCGATCGTCGAGCTCCAGTACCGCGTTGCCGGAAACGAGGCCGCCGCAAGGCCCGAGTTTTCACGCATGGTATGGATGCCGCCGGGCGTTACTGCTTCCGAGGAGCGGCAGCGCGGATTCATCGCCACGTTGCAGGACGATCCGCATCTCGTAGTGGCGCCATTCGAGGATTTTAAGACGCTCGTGCACGATGCGCTCAAGCCGAAGGTCGAGCCGTCACACGCTCCGGCGCACGGCGACGGCATGCCCAAGAGCGTCTACCTGATCTTCGACGCTCCAGACCAGGTGCGCGCAAAGTCAGTCGACGATTGGCTCTTCGATCGTGGCTTCGAGGTCCTCAAACGCTCGGCGGAAACGAAATCACGCAAGCAGCTTGCGTTGCACAAAGAGTTCTTGAGAGCCAGCGACGGCGTCTTGATCTACTATGGACAGGCGACCGACGAGTGGCTTCAAATGAATCTGATCGAGCTGCGAAAGGTCTTTGCGACCGAGAGCCGCCGAAGACCGCCATGCGGCGTCGTTCTCGGCGATCCAAAGCGTCCCGACAAAGAGGGGTTCCGGAGCAATCTCGTTCACGTCATCCCTGGGTTCGGCGGATTCTCGCCCGATCGGCTGGAGGAGTTCGTGCACGATCTCGAGGGCACGCAGCCCGCGTCGGCATGA
- a CDS encoding ATP-binding protein, protein MTARFNPFPGLRPFEDSAEDIAVFFGRDDQVDELLSRLAQRRFVGVVGQSGCGKSSLVRAGLLPALHGGFMAGAGSRWRIAVMRPGSAPIESLAHALEASGALANVAEDGALRVGLTSGVLHGGARGLVEVVQQAHLQKDENVLVVVDQFEELFRFRYSVGSAYVSDEAAAFVKLLLAASRDRDVPLYVLVTMRSDFIGDCAQFRDLPETLNEGLFLVPRLTRDQLREAIAGPVGVAGATVAPRLVNRLLNEIGDDPDQLPVLQHALMRTWDIWRAKKRPKTQIDVAEYEATGGLSEALSRHGDEILESLSTQRLRAIAERIFKALTELGGDNRGIRRPTAFARLREIADASEEEVRRAIDAFRASGVSFLMPPAQVALEESTVIDLTHEALMRTWVRLRDWVEEEAEGAKLYRRLCDNAELYAQGKGMLLADPLLSFAQEWRASNHPTAEWAQRYGGGLAGVNALIDESRAAVNAEVERRAAAERREREMEIERRRSAERLAQRTRVLASMMSVIAVLAIGAAIAAVGFAARARSAEGVARQQAAAAQRQQQIALAQRAIAVRYGFAALKQERIARREASIARQQAIIARNETIIARAAEARAVAARLQVVQYATRQRYEAGSAELAEIDHGMYNNRYDNRVAGLIGTDAYAASPTGDARSVLLTAAWTPNAIGRVALPPWDLGAVIARGRTLVVLAGARQSRYGDPVAGSLVAIDATTLAVLGRTPAVTATFVCGFEDGARVAVANARAIAIYDVRPNGLAVRSASVPSAAVRALACLPHGERLLFVDARNTLRVATLGGRGSREVGRVEGSVDGIAVSNSGDRAAVATSDGNVAIYDLVTDRRLARQRLFGDPASDCSAVAGCAAAMTFTSDEKQVAWYDAGALHVAPIASATDASYPCAASLCAHASLVYYSTGSTIPMLVADGGVVGYDPDKKQFTRQYDDAAGSQRRPLLDRQFGMYVTPYDPAGALQPNPFHSGLAEQSFSQVQGPLRGTVPDSQWVQSFALTGHDVLIPGASGYIGFDLDHLREAFDRTYDVSYRVRMRDCGDGAHAVTFNMFTGAVQVLDIRSSTPRVLHAFTVGRVPVRAGKYAYLVSVGYDPSSGIITLLSYSTTFATVRRFNVAGHVLMSASRAQLLAHANIVPSQINNWTLSPRGNYVAVAVQSPAQDAILRPNGALVGRAYSIDMIAPNERLVIAESRSSAGFAESVYRLPDWAQVGITSIPVQAEGLAIAPDARTVAYYDEEGGRQVLHLYDYQSRASYRTALPSPPDLGKYTTLTFSADGRYLLASYDDPQQYHRLAVFAVEPGAWAKAACLMAGRSLTLEEFRSYAGSDIPYRDGCLPYANEMYRW, encoded by the coding sequence ATGACGGCGAGGTTCAATCCGTTCCCCGGCCTTCGCCCCTTCGAAGACAGCGCGGAGGACATTGCGGTCTTTTTCGGCCGCGACGACCAAGTCGACGAGCTGCTCTCGCGGCTTGCGCAACGGCGATTCGTCGGCGTCGTGGGGCAGTCCGGGTGCGGCAAATCGTCGCTCGTGCGAGCGGGTTTGCTGCCGGCACTCCACGGCGGTTTCATGGCGGGCGCAGGCTCGCGATGGCGCATTGCGGTCATGCGGCCGGGCAGCGCTCCCATCGAAAGCCTCGCGCACGCGTTGGAGGCCTCGGGCGCGCTCGCGAACGTTGCCGAGGACGGCGCGCTGCGCGTCGGTTTGACGAGCGGCGTCCTGCACGGCGGAGCACGCGGTCTCGTCGAGGTCGTGCAGCAAGCGCACCTGCAGAAGGACGAGAACGTGCTCGTCGTCGTCGACCAGTTCGAAGAGCTGTTCCGCTTTCGCTATAGCGTCGGGTCCGCATACGTCTCGGACGAGGCCGCAGCGTTCGTCAAGCTGTTGCTCGCGGCTTCGCGCGATCGGGACGTGCCGCTCTATGTGCTCGTCACCATGCGCTCCGATTTCATCGGCGATTGCGCGCAGTTTCGCGACCTACCCGAGACCCTGAACGAGGGGCTCTTCCTCGTTCCGCGGCTCACGCGCGATCAGCTCCGAGAAGCGATTGCCGGGCCGGTCGGCGTCGCGGGCGCGACGGTCGCTCCGCGCCTCGTCAATCGCCTGCTGAACGAAATCGGCGACGATCCCGACCAGCTTCCCGTCCTGCAGCACGCGTTGATGCGCACGTGGGACATCTGGCGTGCGAAGAAACGGCCGAAGACGCAGATCGACGTTGCAGAGTACGAAGCCACCGGCGGACTGTCGGAGGCGCTCTCGCGCCACGGCGACGAGATCCTCGAGAGCCTTTCGACGCAGCGCCTTCGCGCGATCGCCGAACGCATCTTCAAGGCGCTCACCGAGCTCGGCGGAGACAACCGCGGCATCCGGCGGCCGACGGCATTTGCGCGACTCCGCGAGATCGCCGATGCAAGCGAGGAGGAGGTCCGCCGAGCGATCGACGCGTTCCGCGCGTCCGGCGTCTCGTTCCTGATGCCGCCCGCGCAGGTAGCGCTCGAAGAGAGCACCGTCATCGATCTCACGCACGAAGCGCTGATGCGGACCTGGGTGCGCCTGCGGGACTGGGTCGAAGAAGAAGCCGAGGGCGCGAAGCTCTACCGCCGGCTCTGTGACAACGCGGAGCTCTACGCGCAAGGCAAGGGCATGCTGCTCGCGGACCCGCTGCTCTCGTTTGCGCAAGAGTGGCGTGCGTCCAATCATCCGACGGCCGAATGGGCGCAACGGTACGGCGGCGGGCTTGCTGGCGTCAACGCGCTGATCGACGAGAGCCGTGCTGCGGTCAACGCCGAGGTGGAGCGCCGCGCTGCGGCGGAGCGGCGAGAGCGCGAGATGGAGATCGAACGGCGGCGCAGCGCCGAACGCCTCGCGCAACGGACGCGCGTTCTCGCGTCGATGATGAGCGTGATCGCGGTTTTGGCGATCGGAGCGGCAATCGCCGCAGTCGGCTTTGCGGCGCGTGCGCGCAGCGCCGAAGGTGTAGCAAGACAGCAGGCCGCAGCAGCGCAGCGGCAGCAGCAGATTGCGCTGGCGCAACGCGCGATCGCGGTGCGCTATGGGTTCGCGGCGCTGAAACAAGAGCGCATCGCTCGCCGCGAAGCGTCGATCGCGCGGCAGCAAGCGATCATCGCACGGAACGAAACGATAATTGCGCGCGCCGCAGAGGCGAGAGCGGTTGCCGCTCGCCTGCAGGTCGTGCAGTATGCGACGCGCCAGCGCTACGAAGCGGGATCGGCCGAGCTTGCTGAGATCGACCACGGGATGTACAACAACCGGTACGACAACCGCGTCGCCGGACTGATCGGCACGGACGCGTACGCGGCAAGCCCCACGGGCGACGCGCGCTCGGTTCTCTTGACCGCCGCCTGGACCCCGAACGCGATCGGCCGCGTCGCGCTGCCGCCGTGGGATCTCGGAGCGGTCATCGCCCGCGGCCGCACGCTCGTCGTGCTCGCGGGAGCGAGACAATCGCGCTACGGGGATCCCGTTGCCGGCTCTCTGGTTGCCATCGACGCCACGACGCTTGCCGTCCTCGGTAGAACCCCCGCGGTGACGGCAACGTTTGTCTGCGGGTTCGAGGACGGCGCGCGCGTCGCCGTGGCGAACGCACGCGCAATCGCGATCTACGACGTACGGCCGAACGGCCTTGCCGTGCGTTCCGCAAGCGTGCCGAGCGCGGCGGTGCGCGCGCTTGCGTGCCTCCCGCACGGCGAGCGCCTGCTCTTTGTCGACGCGCGCAATACCTTGCGCGTCGCCACCCTCGGCGGCCGCGGATCGCGTGAGGTCGGGCGCGTGGAAGGCAGCGTGGACGGCATCGCCGTGTCGAACTCGGGAGATCGCGCGGCGGTGGCGACCTCCGACGGGAATGTCGCTATCTACGACCTGGTGACGGACCGGCGCCTCGCACGCCAAAGACTCTTTGGAGATCCCGCAAGCGATTGCTCCGCCGTCGCCGGTTGTGCGGCCGCGATGACGTTTACCTCCGACGAGAAGCAGGTCGCGTGGTACGACGCGGGAGCGCTTCACGTAGCGCCGATCGCCTCGGCTACGGACGCCTCGTACCCCTGCGCGGCATCGCTATGCGCGCACGCCTCGCTCGTCTATTATTCGACCGGATCCACGATACCGATGCTCGTCGCAGACGGAGGCGTCGTGGGGTACGATCCGGACAAGAAGCAGTTTACGCGGCAGTACGACGACGCAGCCGGCTCGCAGCGGCGCCCGCTGCTCGATCGGCAATTCGGAATGTACGTGACGCCCTACGACCCCGCGGGAGCGCTGCAGCCCAATCCGTTTCACAGCGGCTTGGCCGAGCAGTCCTTCTCGCAGGTGCAGGGCCCGTTGCGAGGGACGGTTCCCGACTCGCAGTGGGTGCAGAGCTTCGCGCTCACAGGACACGACGTGCTGATTCCCGGTGCCTCGGGCTACATCGGGTTCGACCTCGACCACCTGCGCGAAGCGTTCGACCGCACCTACGACGTGAGCTACCGGGTGCGCATGCGCGATTGCGGCGACGGCGCTCACGCCGTGACGTTCAACATGTTTACGGGCGCGGTGCAGGTGCTCGACATTCGGTCGTCCACGCCGCGCGTACTGCACGCCTTTACCGTCGGGCGCGTACCGGTACGTGCCGGGAAATATGCGTATTTGGTCAGCGTCGGGTACGATCCGAGCAGCGGGATCATCACGCTTCTTTCGTATTCGACGACCTTTGCAACGGTTCGCCGCTTCAATGTTGCAGGCCACGTGCTCATGAGCGCCTCGCGGGCGCAGCTCTTGGCGCACGCGAACATCGTCCCGAGCCAAATCAACAATTGGACCTTGAGTCCGCGCGGAAACTACGTCGCCGTTGCGGTGCAGAGCCCGGCGCAGGACGCGATTCTTCGCCCGAACGGCGCCCTCGTCGGACGCGCGTACTCGATCGACATGATTGCGCCGAACGAGCGGCTCGTGATCGCAGAGAGCCGGAGTTCGGCCGGCTTCGCAGAGTCGGTCTACCGGCTGCCCGACTGGGCGCAGGTCGGCATCACGAGCATTCCGGTGCAAGCCGAAGGTCTCGCCATCGCGCCGGACGCGCGTACCGTTGCGTACTACGACGAAGAAGGGGGACGGCAAGTGCTCCATCTCTACGACTACCAATCGCGGGCGTCGTACCGTACGGCGCTGCCGTCTCCGCCGGACCTGGGAAAGTATACCACGCTTACGTTCAGCGCCGACGGGAGGTACCTGCTGGCCTCGTACGACGATCCTCAGCAGTATCATCGACTCGCAGTCTTTGCCGTCGAGCCGGGCGCGTGGGCGAAGGCCGCATGCCTCATGGCGGGGCGCTCGCTCACGCTCGAAGAGTTTCGCAGCTACGCCGGCAGCGACATTCCGTATCGTGACGGTTGCCTGCCGTACGCGAACGAGATGTACCGCTGGTAG
- a CDS encoding DUF4231 domain-containing protein, with amino-acid sequence MSDIPADRVALVIGVTGHRDIAPRDEAPLRETFRTALRELSASCPHVPLVVLSGLATGADSLAAEEAMARSAPVIAVLPMPVDEYEKDFSSEELPRFRRLLEKCARIVVASAQRENGYFAAGTFLAQYSHVLVAFWDGDAGRGEGGTADVVRMRTTSLPGLDADVAEIPYLPDLGPVYHIVTPRSAGTPPSDAYALRRIFPQRFLHDTGMEREYETIVRHLDQYNLDLLQAHASDGASLHALVERTDAVANRLQKRTNFFRVLLLAFALLAAAVQIVGHLPSILKVAGLAAAFVAYRLARKNDYENRYQDYRALAEALRVQNAWYYAGERRELVDRSYLHMQEGELQWIRMALRYFHLVYCATSECEDASPDHEVCRDWVRLQWQYYYRAGRREAACNRALNRTMAAGVGAGIVCLIAAAVALGARGQLAQALFPSSLAWPGWTTAILENLLSVPLALGAMLAAILADYANKQNLQGNARRYERMFRVFDRGRRDLLSIARDKRGNARHVLLSLGRAALVEQADWLIARRERPLQIVVV; translated from the coding sequence ATGTCTGACATTCCGGCGGATCGCGTTGCGCTCGTGATCGGCGTGACTGGTCACCGCGACATCGCACCACGCGACGAGGCGCCGCTGCGCGAGACGTTTCGCACGGCGCTTCGCGAGCTCTCGGCGTCGTGCCCGCACGTTCCCCTCGTGGTCCTCTCCGGCCTTGCCACCGGCGCGGACAGCCTGGCGGCCGAGGAAGCGATGGCACGAAGCGCTCCGGTTATCGCGGTTCTCCCAATGCCCGTCGACGAATACGAAAAAGACTTCTCGTCCGAAGAGCTTCCGCGCTTTCGCCGGTTACTCGAGAAGTGCGCGCGCATCGTCGTCGCGTCGGCGCAAAGAGAGAACGGGTACTTCGCAGCGGGGACCTTTCTCGCGCAGTACAGTCACGTGCTCGTGGCGTTTTGGGACGGCGACGCCGGGCGCGGTGAAGGCGGCACGGCCGACGTCGTCCGGATGCGCACGACGAGCCTGCCGGGCCTCGACGCGGATGTCGCCGAGATTCCGTACCTCCCCGATCTCGGGCCCGTCTATCACATCGTCACGCCCCGCTCGGCCGGTACGCCGCCCTCGGATGCCTACGCGCTCAGACGCATCTTTCCGCAACGGTTTCTGCACGATACCGGCATGGAGCGCGAATACGAGACGATCGTACGGCATCTCGACCAGTACAACCTCGACCTGCTGCAGGCGCACGCATCGGACGGAGCGAGCCTTCATGCCCTGGTCGAGAGGACCGACGCGGTCGCCAATCGCCTTCAGAAGCGCACGAATTTCTTTCGCGTACTGCTTCTCGCGTTCGCCCTACTCGCAGCCGCCGTGCAAATCGTCGGCCATCTTCCGTCGATTCTGAAAGTCGCCGGTCTCGCCGCGGCATTCGTCGCCTATCGATTGGCGCGCAAGAACGACTACGAGAACCGTTACCAAGACTATCGCGCTCTCGCCGAGGCGCTGAGGGTGCAGAACGCCTGGTACTACGCCGGCGAACGCCGCGAGCTGGTGGATCGATCGTACCTGCACATGCAGGAAGGCGAGTTGCAGTGGATTCGCATGGCCTTGCGCTATTTTCATCTCGTCTACTGCGCGACGAGCGAGTGCGAGGACGCCTCGCCCGACCATGAGGTCTGTCGCGATTGGGTCCGGCTGCAGTGGCAGTACTACTACCGAGCCGGGCGGCGCGAAGCGGCGTGCAACCGTGCGTTGAACCGCACCATGGCCGCGGGCGTCGGCGCCGGCATCGTCTGCCTGATCGCCGCGGCCGTCGCGCTCGGAGCGCGCGGGCAGCTGGCGCAAGCGCTCTTTCCTTCGTCGCTGGCGTGGCCGGGGTGGACGACGGCCATTCTCGAGAATCTCCTCAGCGTGCCGCTTGCGCTCGGGGCAATGCTCGCTGCGATCCTGGCCGACTACGCGAACAAGCAAAACCTTCAAGGAAATGCGCGGCGATACGAGCGGATGTTCCGCGTCTTCGATCGCGGACGGCGCGATCTCCTGAGCATCGCGCGCGACAAGCGAGGCAACGCGCGACACGTCCTCTTGAGCCTCGGCCGCGCTGCGCTCGTCGAACAGGCCGATTGGCTGATTGCGCGTCGCGAGCGCCCGCTTCAGATCGTCGTCGTCTAG
- a CDS encoding patatin-like phospholipase family protein, whose amino-acid sequence MSLHDKLDAPGPKKLLALDGGGIRGIIAIEVLARIEALLRERFSAPDLVLAEYFDYIGGTSTGAIIATCLALGFSVERIRTFYLESGAAMFAPARMRERFRNRFTADNLRAILQNVIGEQTTLESGDLRTLLLLVMRNATTNSPWPISNNPRAMFNDATLRDCNLRLPLWQLVRASTAAPTYFPPEVITVGDRSFIFVDGAITVYNNPAFQLFLMATLEPYRVAWPVGEDRMLLVSVGTGVGPKSIAELRPEQMTLLYNASAIPSALIHAASVEQDVLCRAFGRVEAGEALDLELGDLAGVPSPGGAKLFTYARYDVELSRAGLDALGLEHIDPATVQPLDNIDHLEELKLVGAALAQRRVSMRPFERFLTHSNV is encoded by the coding sequence GTGTCTCTCCACGATAAGCTCGATGCACCCGGACCCAAGAAACTGCTCGCCCTCGATGGCGGCGGCATTCGAGGCATCATCGCCATCGAGGTCTTGGCCCGAATCGAAGCGCTGCTTCGCGAGCGCTTCTCCGCACCCGATCTCGTACTCGCCGAGTACTTCGACTACATCGGCGGAACGAGCACCGGCGCGATCATCGCCACCTGCCTGGCGCTCGGATTTTCCGTCGAGCGCATACGCACGTTCTACCTCGAATCCGGAGCTGCCATGTTCGCTCCCGCTCGCATGCGGGAGCGCTTCCGCAACCGGTTTACTGCCGACAACCTCCGCGCCATCCTTCAGAACGTCATCGGGGAGCAGACGACGCTCGAGAGCGGCGATCTGCGGACGCTGCTCTTGCTCGTCATGCGCAACGCCACGACAAACTCGCCGTGGCCGATTTCGAACAACCCGCGCGCGATGTTCAACGACGCAACGCTTCGCGACTGCAATCTGCGTTTGCCGCTCTGGCAGCTCGTGCGCGCGAGCACGGCCGCACCAACGTACTTTCCGCCCGAGGTCATCACCGTCGGAGATCGCTCTTTCATCTTCGTCGACGGAGCGATCACGGTCTACAACAACCCCGCTTTCCAGCTCTTCTTGATGGCGACGCTCGAGCCGTACCGCGTCGCGTGGCCTGTCGGAGAGGATCGCATGCTGCTCGTCTCCGTCGGAACCGGCGTCGGGCCGAAGAGCATCGCAGAGCTACGGCCCGAGCAAATGACGTTGCTGTACAACGCCTCTGCGATTCCCTCGGCGCTCATTCACGCGGCGTCGGTCGAGCAAGACGTACTGTGCCGCGCGTTCGGCCGCGTCGAAGCCGGCGAGGCGCTCGATCTCGAGCTCGGCGACCTCGCCGGCGTCCCGAGCCCCGGCGGCGCAAAGCTCTTCACGTACGCACGCTACGACGTCGAGCTCTCCCGGGCCGGCCTCGACGCGTTGGGTCTCGAGCACATCGATCCTGCGACGGTGCAGCCGCTCGACAATATCGACCACCTCGAAGAGCTAAAGCTCGTCGGCGCGGCCCTCGCGCAAAGGCGCGTCTCGATGCGCCCCTTCGAACGCTTCCTCACGCATTCCAATGTCTGA